The window aatgttgcaagttagcaatgttgatTATAGAAAACAAATGTTTCCATTgcaaaaaaattgttttgctataattaagagagaggaAATTATAGTTCATTTCAAttgtaaaagcttagattgatatttttaatcatctttagtcaaggatatgtatatgaattttatgttgcaatggttcaacataaggaaattctatatgtattgcgttctcaaaatttgattatgattacgacatccatcttcaCAGTCGAATTATGGAAACATGGggaaaaaatattgtagcaaaagactgatccaggatcatgtctttatgtgaaacatcatgaatcgtgtcccatatgcttcaggtataggatcgattacatgtgctataatatttctcCTTTCTAAtgtttccaaatgcctagggcattaagaggggaaaaagtttagaattggatatgactaaaatgattaagaaattgttgaggacaatctgaggttttaccaaagattggttgctcatggacagttggaagtatggtgtaaatttttggaaaaggaccatattgacatattctgaaaggaggcgactcttgttcggaagtgatatttTAAATGGCAACGTGGAAATGTTTTCCATATtgagagttggatattaagaatctttgagaaagttagaaacttaatgcaagaaggatgttcaaaggaatgtacttcgaatttgagacttcgtttccatggaattgatctccattggaggactttgtaatgtttgttgccaagtctttgtgactgtatgcatagtcattacaagaggatcaatgattatgagtttagaatctaacaaatttcggtaaatggcaggaatttggaattcttacacttacaATAAGGacttgggattgtgaaatgagaatcattggaattatgttcaattgatctattacacaaagtaaggatcatagacaaacatagtgtgcatacttggtgtatggcatagctattgtttgtacaaacatagtgtgcatgcttggagcatgatatgactagtgttttaattcaagtattaagttgattatatgaaacattatgcaatgaatattgtgtaatcaatatggtgataaataaaaggtgtgttatttatattcataagttatgagaccatattggatttgattattcttgtgtttcactttgcatgttttgatttcccgaataattaagttattcaaactatccacagtcgaacatattttggaagtaggtattgaggcaagactgtcatgaagggtctgtagtttgtctcgGACAAAGTGGTTGTAATgctcatgagtgctcctggaatgagatttgagtattggatctaACCCACTCTcaattgaatcacttcatggattttatcatgagtgaatcatgagacgataatatcttatattcttcaaacctagagatatgagttgttgactatgagttggttatatattgattgtacgaaaatgcattggtaactcgatattATAAAatatgcctttgtgtatgattcaacaagtagtagaacaaccaTATCAgtagaagtttatccattccttttacccttggaaggataaaagcgatatctgtaggcccctccattcaacaagtagtagaacaagcatgtcagtcgtcataaatcggaaataggGAAATAACAAAttgacatagagaatgattataatccatgtctcggtccatatgatatctagaatgtaggaatatatgatcccttatctaatggacacatcatttgactaggtcagagttcggcaacggctttaagagctacgatttctagtcgggatcttggagtcatacacaataatagttttagacttatccaagtgggagactgttggagtagatgtctaagcccagaactattattggtatgtattcgacccgagagtagcatagtccatttgggttgcatggcatcagaacaattggttagacaaaatgagaaaaaggatacttacgatttatattaatatattataagttctaatatattaatatgaaatcatattatttaattagtattgatcaagaattcaattagaattaatttagtgataaaaatggaactaattaaatatggtctcttatatatatagggtgggccaagtttatttaggttgggctaagctttcatggatagtccatggagtttttaacccatggatcctatggaaatgaaaggtcatgggtattagggtttacatgaatgtaaccctaatttcCCACACTCTATAAAGAGGTCTCTAGTTCCTGAAATGGGCGCTAGTGTATAGTACACAAGAGGGCAAATCTGATTTCATAAGAGTGAACTTAAGTAttcttcttctcaagttattccaagggtttttggtgttttgtgaaccatttgaggtgcaatacttgggccattaagctcttaaagattcaagacttcaagctccatcaaaaggtattcCACTTTACTAGATtcttgtattgtatatacttcatattatgctagttaggaagaagccttagaatattgaatatttgcatgtataatagagaaaacatagatccaaggtttatagggtttcatgtacaccatatgagtgttagaatgcccaaaacccatcaatatgtgcacatgtttgattggtagTTAAGGGTATTCCATCATATAGATGATTGGACCTTAGTATGTTGTCTTCGTAGactattatatgattatctgatataggtgcacatgtttgattggtagTGAGAgaattccatcccgaggatgattagactcgtagtatgttggcatttctactcgatggttgagggcctggggtattccaatatgatggttgattggacccatagtatgttggcattccaacctgagggCTGAGGGTCAAAGGTATTCCAACACGATGGTTGATTGGAcacatagtatgttggcattccaacccaatggttgagggccagaggtattccagcccgatggttgcttggacccatagtatgctgtttgtgattatatatatatatatatatatatatatatatatatatatatatatatatatatatatatatatatatatatatatatatatatatatatatatagttgtgtgtatgggtattttgggggaactcattaaacttcgggcttacagttttggattttgtttcaggtactttagatgatcgcgtgaaggcgaaggcgtgatcgtgcacctcctcacatttttacgatcttgatttctgggatactctgatatgaaactattttgaaaacattttgtaataattaaaggtttttgaatgcttgaaaacattttaaattggcttgaattttatggatgttacactaaAGTATATAGCAGGTCCGCCTCAACCTCACCATCACGATATGttgacatataaacaaacaataaataaattaggTACATAAGTACATGCAACTATCAATCTACCTGTCGAACATTTCATTACCACCTACTAGGCCCCTCACAGCATACTGCTTCGCTACCGACAAATCTCCAAGGAATGCATAGCCATatgtaaccagaggtgagatGGACACCTAAACAAATGATCATATTCTATagtcacaaccaaacaagaacatgcaagaaagcctagatcaagagttctcagtcTATCCTACGTTACTACATACAACGCCTTGGGTATCCTATTTGATGATAATCAGcctattggtgccttcaacctatgggcacagtgaggaaaacttaccTAAAATGAAGTACCACGAGACAATGTGAACCCTTTTTTTCTATATTGATCGCTTCCATGAACCTACTAGCACCAAAACATGATAGAATCTTAATCAACAGCCCCAACCCTTCAAGCATGACaaaaagtcaaattggtcaaaaagtcaactttCAACGATTAATAAAAGTTAATGGTCAACAGGTTAACTGCTTGCACGACGTGACAACCTCTTGGTTACATCGTGACCAGATAAGGACAAAATAATTGCGAGTCTTTAATTGTCACGGCGTGACAGACACCTAGTCACATCATGAGAACTAGCTGAAAGGCAACTTGATGCAGTacgctcttaatccattaagccacagACTCATCTCCTCTAGAAGGCTTCATTACACCTCAAAAACCATAAAAATCGATGCTTTGAGGGCTTGCAAGCCCAATGTAAGTATTGCGTTCAAATAAGGTCACTTATGAAGAAATATAAGTAGGTCAACGCCTCAAGCAAGAGCTCAAACTTCACTAAACTTTAGATCTAGCTCAACTAACCACCAAGGGACACTAAGGACCTATAAagctgccaactttatggaatctcAACACTCAAACTCATCTATCCATGGACAATAAAGAATAAAACTCTAGATCTACCAACAACATACCATAAAGCATGAAGCTTAAATATCCACAAAGGTACATACAAGTTGCTAGCAGACGCTATTGAGGCTTGCAAGCTGAAACTATGCTCCAAAGATGATCCATTCACCTTCACCTTCAGGTCACCAACTGCTCAAGAACTTATAGATAGGCCTAGCATTCGTTTGAAACGAGTAGAAGCTGAAGAAGATACCCTAGGTCATGAGATAAGATCCTTAAATATGGAGAGAACCCTAAAATTTGTGGGCTTGTACTGCAACCATCCTCATAACGTGACCATCCTTTTCTCAGATCGAGACAAGCCCTTAAGGATACGCATTTTCATGTTAACTTGTCATGTTGTGACATCCGGTTTTACCCAACAACCATGTATTTGACTCCTTAATGCCTAAACCTGATTCTGGAAACTGGATGTTAAAGGTATTAAAGACGAATTTGACAAAGATGAATCTGCCTCCAATAAAACGCCTAAACTTTTCATGCTAAGAGTTTAGCTTTGAATAACATAATAATGGAATTCCAAGCATTCACCCTACTCATATTCTCTGGTTTAGGTAACCAAAATAAGAGTAATGTTATCTCAATGTAAGAGAGTAATAAAAAAGAGTAGTGAAATGAACGATTGAAAATAAAGTTTAGGGTGATGTAGCTAACTTACAACAAAAGTAATGAACTAAGCGTGTACAggatttaatttattattcagaAATAAGTAATCTGAATAGAAATTTCAAAATTCCAGACAAACAAATACATATTTAGTCGCTTAAATACATACATAGCtcaataaatacaaaaaaaaaattatatgaataAACCGATAACAATATATGTGAAACAAAATTAAGGAGAATATAAGAAACGTTTAAGAATCCTTTCAATCAATtaaaaaaagaagttaaagttggTACGACGTTGACTGCTCGGCATGATTTCCTGATCTGGCCTTGTTTCCCGGTAAGAACTTGGGTGGCACCAAGCTTAACCATGGCCTGACCGAACCGGGCGTTGAAATCGGAGGAACGCGCAATGGCTGCAACTGTGGACTTGCTGAGGCGGTCTGATGCCAAATCTTGATCAAATTGAAGAACTCCTCTACCCATAATAATTTGACTGTAGAAAGATTTGTCCACAACTGCAGAGCTAAAAGGGTTTTGATCCAAGTTGGCAGTGGGATCCGCTGTCGTGTTCTGAGGGCATTTACTCTTCAACGATGATAACAGCGATAAATCCATGGATGGGTCTGGTTTCCCAGTGTTCTTGTAATTGTAAAGACGGTCTTTAAACAATGAACAATGAGCGATTCCGATAGTGTGACCACCTGTACATTACACACGTTAAGCAAATTTTTGATGCTTAATATTGATAAGAAGTTGGTGAATTAATTACCAAGGAGATAGATCATGTCGGTGGCTGTGAATCCCTTGAGAGCAAATGCTCGAATGGCACTTGACACCGAAGAAGTAGGAGGTGGGAGGGTTAGAGCATTCTGTGCAAGAGACACAAGTCCATCCCTTCTTCCTGTTTGGACACTGTATCTAGCTCCACCGCTCTGCATTTATAATTACATTATCTTAAGGTTATTTTGGTGCATTTAATATTGGTGAATGGACAAATTAAAGCTTTTGTTTCTTACGAAGGAGACGACGTCTCTTGTAGCCATAACGATTATATCAGCACAAGAAACCACTCCAGGGCAAACATTCTCGACAGCGGCTTTGGCAGCATCAATGACATCATAGCCTCTAACGCTTAAATTCGGGGGTGAGGTTTTCTCTGTGTTGGGTCCGTCTAGTAGGATGGACGCATCGCAACCCTTTTGGTTCATGAAAAGTTAGAATCAAAAAAACCAACACAAAAACCAGCAAGTAGCTGGCCATGGAAGAGTACATGCACCAAAGGAAGCAATAAACAAACAAAGAACAACTAGTAGGGACAAGCAGCACCAAAACCACTACCAATAGATAGACATGGAAGTCTTTAAGGAAGTATACAACTGAATTGTGATATGAAATGAACTCACATTGACAAAGCAATCATGAAACTGCATGCGGATGAGAGCGGGAGCGATTTTTCTGTTAGTGAGATACTTGCTGTAGACTGTCCTTCTTACGATATCTTCAACATCTGAAGTTCGGCATTTGCCATTGTAGAACCCATACTGGAGACCACCATAGCCGAGACTACCATAGCAGTGACCAACGAGGTTGAAGAAGATGACCCCTACTGCTAATAAGACTATTTTACTGTTTGTCATAGACATTTTCGTATTCAAGTTCTTAAATGAATTTGGGTGAAGAACAATAAATGATTCTTGTGTACTTATAAGGATGAGAAACTAAGATTACCGCTTCAATGGCTTTCACGACTTTGTTCGTCTTGTACATTTAGGGAAGACGTGTGGGCATCATTGTTTGAgattaaaaatttcatttatttattcataCTTCATTCTTGAAATGTTATTAAAAGAGCtttatttatttcaattatatgtttaatatattatttaattagtagatAGTTGTGCTTGTGTGCTttattctttttctaggtatttggTATTTGTTAACACTATAGAGTGGCCTTAGGCCATCTCCAATAGATTAAATTAATGGAGAGTTGTATGGATTGATAAGTAGGAAAGAGAATATAGACATTaattttaattcttaaaaaattcataaattttcaATTATAATTATATTGTACCGTTGAGTGGCTATTCAACTCCACACTCTCTCTCCTCTATATTATATTCATATTTATTCCATTAAACTCTCATACAACTTTCATTGTGGATGACCTTATATAGCAAGTAGTTCATAAAGATAATTTGACTTAAAAAaggaatatatttttttatttgtatatatttgtttacTGAGTTCTTTTTTTGACCATATTTACCCATTCAATTTGTtaaaatgtacacatttagtctttatGACCGGTTATTTCTGGTTAACCGGGATAAataacttaatagggtaatatatttcgcattttgtacacatttagttcttaatatttttgtacatatttagtccttaatatttttttgtttcgaaataagttatttttgtttttgtactcagtTAGTACGCATTGATGATTTCTGTAGGTTTTCTCACAACATCTTACGTGTAACAATCATTGATTAGGTGTTTAGGGTTGTTGATGCTTATGTTCATTGCAATCTCGAATGTTTGGTTACGTAGGTCTTGTGGTTTGACTTAGATCTTGTATTTTGAACGTCTTAATTTCTTCATAAGATATTATATTTTTAagatatttatatccacgtgttcgttttttgagtctactacaactttcattaaaaTGACTCCCGTTAacatgtaatatatttttacttacgattttataaaagaaaaacatTCATACACACATTAATAAAAAACGTATAGGTATAAAAATCATATGTAAAAAATATTACTTTTTAACGAGAATAATTTAAATGAATGTTGTAGTCGAGATTGCGATACACATAAACATCAAAAACCTCAAACACTTTATTAATGAATATCCCAaataagatgtcgtgagaaaaaactaaagaaatcatttataagtactgaatgagtacaaaaacaaaattgacttattttgcaaaaaataaaataaaataaaggactaaatatatacaaaaatattaaggactaaatgtgtataaaatgagaaatatattaccctgttaagtcatttttaccggctaacctaGAGTAGCCGATCATAAGTACTAAATGTGTACGGTTTAataagttgaaggggtaaatgtggacgaaaaaaactcagtgatcaaatgtgtacaaatcgaaaaatatattacccttttaagtcattatccctagtTCATAATGTGGGTTTacatataaataatttattattttaaaaccgCAAACACAACAAACTACTTACACTACTCCTAAACTATTCATTCCGTCTTAAGCGAGACTTGAACCTTAACATTTAGTTGAGGGACATCCTTCTACAAACATCTGATACCATTAGGATACAAACGTTTGACAAAAAAGATTTGTTATTTATtatagtaaattacacgaatggtccatgTGATTTGGGTAATTTCACGTTTGGTTTGTAACTTAATTTTTAATCGAGCCATCCCTATGACATGTTTTGGTTGTATGTTTGTACTACAAGAAAACGAGGCATTAGCGGTGACAAAAATCACTGCTAAAACTATAATTTGCCGTCGGTAAAAGTAATAGCGGTCACACGTCGCCGCTAAAAAGTCGTCGCTATTGTTTAAAATGTCACCACTAAATATATTTGTCGCTGCAAATAGCTTTGTCACCAGTAATACTAATAGTGTCACcggtaataatattattattatttttaaatgaatagTTGTCCGGTGTAGAAAAAACGATACTTGACGACATTAaatgttgaaaaaaaaatacataacaaCATCCAGTTAGGTACCAAAGTGTTATAATTTTATacaaataccaaaataaacaacaaAAGTGTTATAAAGTTATGTCACAACAAGTCTAACGTACAAACACAAACTAATCCGACAAACCATTATCTCCGCTCTCGTCATGTCCTCATTGATCATCACCTTGAGGCTTCCCGATTGAAAAAATGCATACAGTTTCTCCCAATATGTCAGGCTGTTGAGCATTGCACGgagattttccaactacataataaataacagcatatataaacttataagttaaactatcaacataaacaaaaactaccAAAGTAAGTGTTATTTCTTGCATGTAAATACAAGAAATACCAAAAAtgcattgttatttcttgcacttaGGACATAAACACAATtatcaaatcaacatgcatttattgatGCCAAAGTACATTGGCATTTTTAGACTAGggacaaaaaaccaaagtacattgctatttcttgcacttggaaCATAAACACAATTACAAgcacaattaccaaatcaacaagGTGTTACTGATCACTATATAGCTATATGAGACTTTGAAATTAATTAGTCTTTACTTTCTACATATGTTATGCTAAAGAACCTTAAATATAAGAAataccaaagtacattgttatttcttgcacttaAGACAAAATCACAAGTACAaacaaaattaccaaatcaaacATGAATTTTACTTGTGATAATTGTGACTATAGTGGTGGCTGCAATGGTTGTGCAATCGGCGGGATAGCACAAGGTTTTCGTCTAATACATTTGGTATGGTCATCTCGAGAACCAAATACTTTCTCGAAACATGCTCTTTCTTTAGCGGGTGTTAAATCTCTTTCACCATTTAACCCCTGCGTTTGTTCTAAGAGCACTTGCACTAACTAATTCCGTATTTTCCAAAAATGAGTAACAATTaactataaataaacatttaattatatgataaaattataagTAAATACTTACATATTGTTGTTTGACTATATAACTAAGAAATACACCATTCTTATCGGTATGAGCAACATGGAACGTTTCAACTCTCTTCAGATTCTattaaacattaaaaattagattatattttaaataaataatcacATATATCGTATGTTACTTTTTCATAGAAAGTACTGCAATACGAGCTCGAGCCCCCATGGTTCACGAACGTTTGTAGTTCACAGACTTTTTTGTTTCTTGCCGAAGCAGTTATATGTTCATCTGTTTGGAAATACTCAATTGCTTTCCTCCAAAATCATCAGGATCCATATCATCTAGGGGTGGATAATGCTCTCGGGATATCCTCATACCTTCCGacttccaaaaaatattttttgcgaCGTCTTTACGATCtttaaaaccttttaataaaGCCGCCTCTAAACTCTTTAACAGCCTAGCACTCTCTGGATCCAGAGAACCCCGATCAAAATCAAACTttatctacaaaaaaaaaatagctaAATAAAAATAAGTCataattaaacatataaaatattctTACAAAAGTAATTTACACTTATATGTTGCTTTATTGTATCCTTTATTGTGGGGTTTCTTTTTCCAAGTTCTTCAATCAACAATAGGAATTATTTGCCACattatttttccaaaatcacGTGCAAACATGTCTTTTAATTCTACTATGAGATCAAAATCCATATCCCTATCAAAGTCCAAGTCAATTGGTTTGCCCTTTTTATTTAAGAGCATTTTTTTGATAAGGCCACAAAGTTTCCAACTTGCATGGATGATCCAAAATATAAAATATTCATGGATTTGTTAAAATTGAAAGGATTATTTTTctcttattatttcatttttatatttCCTTTATTTACTTTAGTAttcaaataattataaaaaaacataaaatcccACCCAACCCAATACACCAGTAAGCCTCCCTTTCATAtctttctccccccccccccccccctctccctGTCTCCTTCTAATTGTATTATTCATCCCAGCTTCTTCACCCTGTGCATTTAAAATCAAAGACCTTCACATATACATAAGTAACTGAAAACTTACACATATACACACACTTCACTCCAGGTCCCAACCCTCCTATCTCTAGTGTACTCAAGAGAACACACACTCACGAACATTTGGTGTTTGAAGTCACCATCCACTACTGTCTACCGCCACCATCACCGCCTTTAACCACCTCCATCACTACCCAGTTCTCCTCTGCCACCTCTATCTATGCCATAAGCTTTTCAATATCTCCTCCGTCGTCATGTATACTACCACCATATTTGTTTTCGGCACCATATCCCATTAATAACCCATGTCTCATCAGAGATCTTCGGTCACTACAACTAAAAAAACCCAAATATATCATCACTACATGTCATACAAACAGACACAAGAAAAGCCCCAaagagaagaaatgcatgagaatatgcATTTTAGTCAAAAGGGTAAAATGAGAAATTTTATGCTTTTAAGGCCAAGTTTGTGACTTATTAGATTAAGACTCATACTAAGTCAGTGAAAAGTGACTTAACAGAGTTGTCGAGTATAtcctcaccttcgcgtggatattaGATCATAGAAAACGGGTATAGAACGAATGAGTTATGAAGGTTTGAAGATAGGACAACAATTGTCCCCAAATCCATAATGGAATCAATAATGTGCTTTGCTGGTATCTAGTtattaaaacacaagaaatagaTCCGTGTGGCGCGGTGGTGTAAATATATTGTCTTTGACCGTGGAGTCAAACGGTCACCACGGCATGGTAAATACCCCACCACGATGTAATTTTGACATTAGAACATGGGTTTTAAACCTATTAAGAGCTTATATCAATCCATTTGAATGGAGGATCGATTGGGAGCTTAATGGTGGTGATTTTGAGGTCCAAGTTATGCCAAGAGAAGCTAGAGATCGTGGATTGTCAGGATTTTCATCCTCTCCATATTAAGGTATGATTTCTCCATTTTTGGTTAAATGTGTAGTTTAGTTAGACTGCTTCGTTTGATCAGCCTATAGGTTTAGTATGATGTTATTGAGAGTGCTTAGAAGCTTTAACCAAACGTAGGAAGTGATTTCCATGGTGGAATCAATGCAATGCGAGTTTGGGTttgaatatataactaatgaatttATGATTGATGCATTAGAGATTAGATTATAATGAATTAGGTAGTATGAGATGTTTAATTCAGTCTTGTGTAATAAAATATCTTTTTCCGAGACATATCTACCATGTTGATAGATTTCATCTGCAAAAATGTCTATTATGTATGAAAaagattattttttttttacaaagaaCTAACATTTCATAAATGACATCTACAAAAATACAGCTATGTCAAAGAAAGTATTTTTTTTTCACATATGATATCTTGGAAAATGTGAGATACATTTTCAAAAATACAATTTAATGAGTCTTATGTCGATTTGacaatttattttttaatgtaGCATGAAAACAATCATTTAGTGAACAAATCAATGTCAAAGcattagggatgtcaaaaagtcccgtgggacCCCGATTCCGTGGCGGCCCGTCCCGTATGGGGGGATTTGTTGAAAAAAATCGGGGATGGGGGTGGGGGCggggggcaaggttaacccccgttttcatttcgggggcgggggcgggggttggTAGTCCCGTCCCGAAACCTCTGTGGGGgccccgttaataaattatataaattgacatatattaattgtataaataaaataaacaataaaatgatttttacatacaaaaattcaacaaaaaacatGTTTTAAAGTTGTTTATAACatgtaaaattatgttataaatatctatttgttacccaaaaatagtttcttttagccCAAACATGAACTTATTTTAGCCCAAATAAGttagcccaaaatcaatcgggggcgggggaacgggagcgggggggggggggggggggggggggtcagaAGGGGAATTCGGGGGGCGGGGGAACGGGAAAATTTTGGGGGCGAGGGTAAGGGATGCAACCCCCGCCCCGTTttcccccgttgacatccctacaaAGCATATGCATGTAATGTTAGAGAATCAATACACCATTTAAACAGAAGGATAGTGTTATTTCAATCGATAACATTTGGATATTATGTTGATGCtaggtgtaacaacgtaaattttcaaaacaatttttcatttttaaaacattcattcgttcgcaaaataatgtcaaaacacgttgtattaaatattatcatcacaaaacatctcccaggAATCTCAAcataaactccaatgcgtgtgtgtgtacgaatcatgtcggcgccttcccgcgctcatcactagtacctgaaacacataacacagcaactgtaagcataaatgcttagtaagtaccccaaaataccgcatacaacacatacgccactcgaggctataatacgaccctccaatcgatgtgtctcagcgggaccctccagtcccgtagctcgttggaccctctggtccggtcatagctcgttggaccctccggtccggtctatatcatcatacaacatacaaatatcacatagcacataatctcatacataacacataagaccctctggtcatcgcataataccactctaggtaacgtatagtgagaagactcacctcgatgtctcggtaaatatctgactcggaagaaatatgatctagcctccgcctaatcacataaagtaatactctcataaatacaactgaactcatccctaaaagtcaacaaggtcaacggtcaaactttgacccgactcatcgagtgcacta of the Lactuca sativa cultivar Salinas chromosome 6, Lsat_Salinas_v11, whole genome shotgun sequence genome contains:
- the LOC111905468 gene encoding peroxidase 60, which gives rise to MSMTNSKIVLLAVGVIFFNLVGHCYGSLGYGGLQYGFYNGKCRTSDVEDIVRRTVYSKYLTNRKIAPALIRMQFHDCFVNGCDASILLDGPNTEKTSPPNLSVRGYDVIDAAKAAVENVCPGVVSCADIIVMATRDVVSFSGGARYSVQTGRRDGLVSLAQNALTLPPPTSSVSSAIRAFALKGFTATDMIYLLGGHTIGIAHCSLFKDRLYNYKNTGKPDPSMDLSLLSSLKSKCPQNTTADPTANLDQNPFSSAVVDKSFYSQIIMGRGVLQFDQDLASDRLSKSTVAAIARSSDFNARFGQAMVKLGATQVLTGKQGQIRKSCRAVNVVPTLTSFFN